AGGAACAGGACGGCGGACGCGACGCGCACGGCCAGGATCTACCATTTCTGGTACCGTTCGGCGCAGCGGCGGGAGCCGCAGGAAAGGACCGACCAGATGCGCACCGCTTCGTTCGCTTCTCTGCTCACCGTGCTCAGCCTCTTCGCCGTCCCCGCCCTCGCGCAGGAGGACGACGTCGCCTCTCGCGTCGACGCGATCTGCTGTGGCGGCAACTGCTGCCTCATCGGGAGCGACTGCTTCAGCAACGGCGACACGAACCCCGACAACGCCTGCCAGACCTGCGACGTCAGCGCGACGCAGACGGCGTGGACCGACGTCTCCGGCTGCGCGCCCGAGGACTCCGGCGTGACCCCGGCGGCCGACTCGGGCACCACCCCTCCGGCCGAAGGCGGCGGCTGCAGCGCCTCGGGCGCCACCTCTGGCGCGGGCCCGCTCGCGCTCCTCGGCATGCTGGGCGCCCTACTCGTCTGGCGTCGCCGAGCCTGAGCGCTCCAGGTCGAGGTCCCGCTCGAGCTCGCGCTCCAGGCGGTCGAGCAGGCGCTGCACGCGGCGCCGCTCGCCCTGCCAGCGCTCGAGCAGATCGAGCGCGACCTCGAGCCCGGCCAGGTTGACCCCGAGGGTGGAGAGCCCGCAGCAGACCCGCAGGCGCTCGAGCGCGCGGGCGTCGTAGCCGCCGGTCTCGTCGGGCACGATGATCTGGTGCTCCTCGAGCTCCAGCACCCAGCCCTCGTCGACGTCGAAGAGCTCTGCGATCCGGACGCGGTCGATCCTCACGACGCCCTCCGCAGCAGCTCTTCCCGCGGGTCGGCGTCGTACAACGCCTCCAGCTCCGCCGCGATCCGGGCCCGCGTCGCCTCGTCGCCGCCGCGCGGCGCGACGAGCTCGAGCACGACATAGAGGTCCCCGGCCGGCCCGCTCCGCGGCGCGATGCCCTTGCCCCGCAGCCGCATGCGCTGACCGTTCTGCGCGCCGCTCGGGATCTGCAGCTTCACCGTGCCGTCCAGCGTCGGCACCTCCACCTTCGCGCCGCGCAGCGCCTCCGGCAGCGTCACGGGCAAGCGGAGCGTGAGGTCACGGCCGTCGCGCTCGAAGACGGGGTGCGGCTCCACCTCGACCCGGACGAAGAGATCGCCGGCCTGACCACCCTGCCCGCCCGGGTTGCCCTGCCCACTCAGCCGCAGGCGCTGGCCGCTCTCGACGCCGGGCGGGATGGTGACGGCGAGCCGGCTCACCTCGCCGCTCGGTCGGGCGAGCTCGACGTGGGCGGTGGTGCCACGCGCCGCGTCGAGGAAGGCGACCCTGAGGTTGGCCTCGACGTCCGAGCCGCGCCTCTGGCCGCCGCGCTGCCGACGGAACAGGTCGCCGATGAGGTCTTCGAGATCGACGTCTCCGTATCCAGCGCCTCCGTAGCCGGCGCCGCCGAAGGGCCCGCCGAAGCCGCCGAAGCCGGCCTGCTGCGAGGCGTCCATGCGGCGCTTCCACTGGCGATACTCCTCGGCCTTCTCGGGGTCGTAGCCGATCTTCGCCGCGTCCGGGCCCAGCTCGTCGTAGAGCTTGCGCTTGGCCTCGTCGCTCAGCACCTCGTAGGCGCCGCTCACCTTCTTGAAGCGCTCCTCGGCGCTCGCGTCGTTCGGGTTGAGGTCCGGGTGGTGCTTGCGGGCGAGCTTGCGGTACGCCTTGCGAATCTCGTCGCGGCTGGCGTCGCGGGACACCCCGAGCAGCTCGTAGAGGTCGTCGGTCATGAGATGTGGTGGACAGAGGCTGGCGAGACGGGCTGGCGGGCAGACCCCGGTGACCCAAGCCGCTCTAACGTAAGCCCGCCCCCTCCCGCGTAAAGGACCCCGACCGTGCCCGTACCCGCCATCCGCATCCGCGCCCTCGACCAAGCGCCCGTGAACGCCGAGGGCGAGCTGGTGCTCTACTGGATGGTCGCCGCGCGCCGGACCCATCACAGCTACGCCCTCGATCGCGCGCTGGAGTGGGCGCGCGAGCTGGGTCTCCCCCTCGTCGTCTTCGAGCCGCTGCGCGTCGGCTACCCGCACGCGTCCGACCGCTTCCACCAGTTCGTGATCGACGGGATGGGCGATCAGGCGGCGCGCTGCGAGGCCGCCGGCGTGACCTACCTCCCCTACCTCGAGCCGACCCCGGGGGCGGGGCGCGGGCTGCTCGAGGCGCTCGCCGAGCGCGCGGCCGTCGTGGTCACCGACGACTACCCCAGCTTCTTCCTCCCCCGCATGCTCGAGGCGGCGAGCGGCCGGGTCGGCGTGCGCATGGAGGCGGTCGATGGGAACGGGCTGATCCCGCTCCGCCTGCCCGACAAGGAGCACGTGACGGCGCGCGGGTTTCGACGTTGGTCGCAAGGCGTATTGCCCACCGAGCTCGCCCGACCGCCGCGCCCCGATCCGTTCGAGGAGCGCCTCGACGCCGCGTGGACGCCGCCCGCGTCCATCCGAGAGCGCTGGGCCTTCGGGCGGGACGCCGACCTCGCGAGCCTCCCGGTCGATCACGGGGTCGCGGCGACGGAGCGAGGCGGCGCCGAGGCGGGTCGCGCCCGGTGGCGTCGCTTCGTCGACGAGGGGCTCGCGCGCTACGCCAAGGACGGCAACCACCCCGACGAGGACGCGGTCAGCGGGATCTCGCCGTGGCTGCACTGGGGGCAGCTCGGCGCGCACGAGCTGTTCGACGACGTCGCGGCCCACGCGGGCTGGAGCCTGGGAGACCAGGCGGAGAAGCCGAACGGCAAGCGGGAGGGCTGGTGGCGGATGAGCGACTCGGCCGAGTCGTTCCTGGAGCAGCTCGCGTGCTGGCGCGAGCTCTCCTACGCGACGGCGGCGTGGCGCCCGGATCACGGGAGCTACGCGGTGCTCCCCGCGTGGGCGCAGAAGACGCTGGCCGAGCACGCCGACGACCCGCGCCCCCACCTCTACTCGTTGGCGGAGCTCGAGGCGGCCGAGACGCACGACCGGGTCTGGAACGCCGCGCAGCGGCAGCTCGTCGAGGAGGGCCGCATCCACAACTACCTGCGCATGCTCTGGGGCAAGAAGATCCTGGAGTGGAGCCCGAGCCCGCGCGAGGCGCTCGCGCGCATGATCCACCTCAACGATCGGTGGGCCCTCGACGGACGCGATCCCAACTCGTACTCGGGCATCACGTGGGTGCTGGGCCACTTCGACCGCGCCTGGGGCCCCGAGCGGCCCATCTACGGCAAGATCCGGTACATGAGCAGCGACAATACCGTTCGCAAGCTCCGGATCCGGCGCTACCTCGCGCGCTGGGTGGGCGAAATCCCGACGTCGTGAGCGCGCCCGCCGGGCGATGATGCGTCCGAGCGGCCCGTGACGGAGACGCAGTGTCACAAAGAGGCCCCCTCGCGCGGGCGCTGGTACCATGAGCCCGTGCTGGCGTCCGACACCCGCCCGGTGGAGCGGTGAGCGTGCTCGATCGCCCCACGATCCTCGTCGTCGGCGGCGGGGAGCGGATGAAGACCGCGCTCGAGGAGGCCCTCGAGCGGCACGACCTCATGGTCGAGGCCGTCCCGACCGAGGCGGTGGTGGAGGCGGCCTATGCCGCCGCCCCCGACCTGCTCCTGCTCGTGGGCGACGCCGCGGCCGACGCAGGCGAGGCGGCGCTGAGCCGTCTGAGCGGGCACCCCGCCGCCGCCATGGTGCCGGTCGTCCTGCTCAGCGACGACGAGGGGCTCGAGCCGCGCCTGGGCGCCTTCAAGCACGGCGTCGTCGCGGTCGTGCGCAAGAGCGCCAGCGCCGACGGCATGGCGCGCGAGATCGCGGAGCTGGCGCGCGACCTGCCCGAGCGCTCGGGTGAGGTGGGCGGCGAGCTCGGCGAGGCGACCGTCGACGAGCTGGTCTCGCTCTTCAGTCAGCGCCTGCGCACGGGCATCCTGAGCGTCAGCGCCGCGGACGGCGAATCTGCACAAGTCGTGCTGCGCGCCGGGCGCCCGGTCACCGAGGCCATCGAGGAGCTGGTCGATCGCCTCCGGCCGCTCCTGAAGAAGCAGTCCGGCCCCGTGCGCTACGAGTTCCACGAGAGCCCGACCGCGCGCCTTCGGCTGCTGGACCTGGAGTCCGACGCCGAAGACGTCGAGGTCTTGCAGCGGCGGCGCGTGCTCTTGATCGAGCAGAATCCGGCGCGCGCGGACGTGCTGGTCCAGGAGCTGCGCGCGCGCGGGGCCCTGGTGGCGGTCGCGGACGGCGACGGCAACGGCCTCGAGCGCGCCCGCGCGCACGACCCGGACGTGGTGGTCATCGACGGCTCGGGCGTGGACGGCTGGGCGATGCCCGCGCTGCGCAAGCTCCGCCGGGATCCACGGCTCCGGTGGGCGTCCTTGCTCGTGGTCGACGCCGAGCAGCTCTGGCCGAAGGAGGAGGCGAGCCCCAATCTGGCCCGGCTCGGCGCCTCCATGCGCTCGCTGGTGCACCCGGATCGGCAGGTCGCGGAGCGCGCCCAGGCCGAAGCGCAGTTCGACACGCGCCTCGAGATGATCGGCCCGAGCCGACTCCTGCGCGCGCTCACCGACACGGGGCGCGGCCTGAAGGTGACCGTGACGCACCCCCGGGCGCGCGTGGAGGTGGACCTCGCCGAGGGCCTGCTCGTGGGCGCGCGCGCGTTCGCGCCGGGCGGCGACGAGGAGCTGGCCGAGGGGCCCGCGGCGCTGGCCGCCCTCCTCGGGCTCGGCTCGGGGCGGGTCCGGGTGGAGCGCCGCGACGCGCCGAGCGCGGCCAACGTGATGTCGCCGGTCGACGACGCGATCGCCCAGGCGGACGCCGAGCAGGCCCCGATTCGCCCCTCGCTGCCGCCGCCGTCGGGCGTTCATGAGCCGCTGCCGGAGCTCCCCCCCGAGACCGAGCGCGCCGTCAGCGCCTCGCGCGATCCGTCGGAGCTCATCGACAAGCTGGAGACGCTCCTCGAGAGACTGCAAGAGGTGCTGCCGGCCGCCGAGCGCGCGCGCGCCGCCCGACCCGAGATCCCGCGCCCGCCCGCGCCACGCTCGGTCCCCCCGCCGCGCGCGAAGCTGCCGCCCAAGCCGCGGCCCGGCGCCCTCCCCCCGCGCGCCCCGAAGGCGCCCCCCGCGCCGCCTCGCCCCCTCGCGGGCGCCCTCCCCCCGCGCCCGGCCAAGAAGGCCCGTCCGCCCAAGCCGGAGCCGACGCTGCCCGTCGTCGAGGAGCCCGCGGAGCCGATCGATCCTGGTCCGTCGGCGCTCGGCGAGAGCCCGAAGGCGCCCCCCAAGCGTCGCCCCATGAAGACCCTGCTCGGCGTCAGCGCGCCCGCCGCCACGCCCCCCTGGGAGGCGGCGCCGAGCCCGCCGCCGATCGACGAAGACGAGGACGACGACGACGACATCCCGGTCATCGAGGCGATGGCCGAGCCCGGGGCGCTCGAGGACGCGGCGCCCGTGCCCCCGGTGGTCGCGCCGCCCGTGGCGCCCGCGCCCGCGGTGATGGAGCCGGTCGACGACGCCCCCCCTTCGAGCGGCCGCGGTCTCTGGCTGGCGGTCGGCGCGGTGGCGCTCCTGCTCGTGGCCACGGCCGGTGGCGCCGCGGCCTGGTTCCTCTGGCTCCGCCCTCCGCCGGCCGTGGTGCACCTCCCGGACGCCGAGCAGCTCGTGACGACCGCGGCCCCGGACGCCGGCGCGCTGGCCGTCGCCCCGACCGAGGCCGAGGACGCAGGCGTGGGAGACGCGGGCGTGGACGGCGGCGTGGACGGCGGCGTGGACGCTGGGCTCGACGACGCCGGGCTCGACGACGCCGGGCTCCCCGACGCCGGGCTCCCCGACGCCGGGCTCCCCGACGCGGGTCGCACCGACCCGGAGGCCATCGCAGAGGATGACGAGAGCGAGGGCGCCGCACCGCGGGAGCGAGACGTCGCGCGGCTGATCCGGAGCGCCAACTACGACCGCAACCGCGGCAACCTTCGCGAGGCCGAGCGCAGCTATCTGCAGGTGCTGCGCGTCGAGGGGCGAAACCCTCGCGCGCTCGCGGGCCTCGCGCGCGTGGCCATGACGCGACGGGACGGCACGCAGGCCACCCGCTGGGCGCGACGCCTCGTGCAGGCCTCACCGCGAAACGCGAACAACCACGTCCTGCTCGGAGACGCGCTCCGGGTGGCCGGCAATCAGGCCGGCGCTCGCAACGCGTACCGCGCCGCGCTCGAGATCGCGCCGTCTCACCGCCGCGCGCGCGAACGTTTGGCGGGTCGTTGAGCCCGATCGGGTGGTAGCTTCGTGCCGATGCAGGAGCGCTTCGGCCGCTACGAGCTCCTCGAGCGCATCGGCGTCGGCGGGATGGCCGAGGTCTTTCGCGCCGTGCAACGAGGTGCGGCCGGCTTCTCCCGCCCGGTGGCGATCAAGCGGATCCTCCCGCACATCGCGAGCGACCCCGAGACGGTCGAGATGTTCATCGACGAGGCGAAGCTCGCCGTCCAGCTGAGCCACCCGAACATCGCCCAGATCTTCGATCTCGGGCAGGCCGAGGGCCAGTACTTCATCGCGATGGAGTACGTCGACGGGCACAGCCTGGAGACCATCTGGGACCGCTGGGCCGAGCGTCAGAGGCGGCTGCCGGCGGAGGCGGTGGCGCATCTGCTCGTGCAGGTGTGCGAGGCGCTTCATCACGCGCACTTCGCCGAAGACGCCGAGGGTCGCCCGCTCGGGATCATCCACCGCGACGTCTCCCCGTCGAACGTGCTCATCTCGTTCAACGGCGAGGTGAAGGTGATCGACTTCGGGCTCGCCAAGGCGGAGAACCGGGTCAGCCGGA
This region of Sandaracinaceae bacterium genomic DNA includes:
- a CDS encoding DnaJ C-terminal domain-containing protein is translated as MTDDLYELLGVSRDASRDEIRKAYRKLARKHHPDLNPNDASAEERFKKVSGAYEVLSDEAKRKLYDELGPDAAKIGYDPEKAEEYRQWKRRMDASQQAGFGGFGGPFGGAGYGGAGYGDVDLEDLIGDLFRRQRGGQRRGSDVEANLRVAFLDAARGTTAHVELARPSGEVSRLAVTIPPGVESGQRLRLSGQGNPGGQGGQAGDLFVRVEVEPHPVFERDGRDLTLRLPVTLPEALRGAKVEVPTLDGTVKLQIPSGAQNGQRMRLRGKGIAPRSGPAGDLYVVLELVAPRGGDEATRARIAAELEALYDADPREELLRRAS
- a CDS encoding chaperone modulator CbpM, whose protein sequence is MRIDRVRIAELFDVDEGWVLELEEHQIIVPDETGGYDARALERLRVCCGLSTLGVNLAGLEVALDLLERWQGERRRVQRLLDRLERELERDLDLERSGSATPDE
- a CDS encoding deoxyribodipyrimidine photolyase, which gives rise to MPVPAIRIRALDQAPVNAEGELVLYWMVAARRTHHSYALDRALEWARELGLPLVVFEPLRVGYPHASDRFHQFVIDGMGDQAARCEAAGVTYLPYLEPTPGAGRGLLEALAERAAVVVTDDYPSFFLPRMLEAASGRVGVRMEAVDGNGLIPLRLPDKEHVTARGFRRWSQGVLPTELARPPRPDPFEERLDAAWTPPASIRERWAFGRDADLASLPVDHGVAATERGGAEAGRARWRRFVDEGLARYAKDGNHPDEDAVSGISPWLHWGQLGAHELFDDVAAHAGWSLGDQAEKPNGKREGWWRMSDSAESFLEQLACWRELSYATAAWRPDHGSYAVLPAWAQKTLAEHADDPRPHLYSLAELEAAETHDRVWNAAQRQLVEEGRIHNYLRMLWGKKILEWSPSPREALARMIHLNDRWALDGRDPNSYSGITWVLGHFDRAWGPERPIYGKIRYMSSDNTVRKLRIRRYLARWVGEIPTS
- a CDS encoding MYXO-CTERM sorting domain-containing protein; protein product: MRTASFASLLTVLSLFAVPALAQEDDVASRVDAICCGGNCCLIGSDCFSNGDTNPDNACQTCDVSATQTAWTDVSGCAPEDSGVTPAADSGTTPPAEGGGCSASGATSGAGPLALLGMLGALLVWRRRA